Genomic DNA from Bdellovibrio sp. ArHS:
CCACCACAACAAACCTCGGAATATATCTTTCGCTCTTCTCCGAAGGAATCTTTGGTGACGGTACAATTGCTGGGGGCGGTCAATAAGCCCGGGATCTATTATGTGCCAGCTGGCACGGATCTTTTGAAGTTGATCACCTTGGCCGGTGGAACCACGAATGGCGGAGACCTTTCAGAGGTGATTGTTCGAAAAATGGAGCCTAAAACTTGGGCAGAAATTAAATCAAAGGCTGTTAATGAGTACCAAGGCGCTTTTGAAGTAGACGCAGAAAAATTGATTAAATACGGGGGGACTCGTTCCTTGCGTTTGCACCAAGATGACTTTGTCTATGTTCCACCACGCACTCCTTGGATCAGCAACGAGACCGCCCGGGGTATTACGCTTGTTTCAGTGATCTTGGGGATCGCTTTGACCGCGGTTCTTATTGATAAAAATACTGGAAATAACTAAGAATGATTCAAGCACGCGATGGCCGTATTCTATTTCTTATAAAAGCACTCGCGGCTTTGATCTTTATTTCCAAAATTTCTTTGGGGTCTCTTCTTCCTGTACCGCAAAGATTCTCTTTTCTTATTTTTCAGCAGGGCCTGCATCCTTTTGTAAATGTCTTTCTTTGTTTTCTTTTTGGTTTGCCTTTGATCTTCTTGTGGCTGCGGGTGCGAAACCGCAATCATTTGAGCGGATTCTATAAACTGTTCGTTTACGTTCTGATGTTAACACTCACGGTGCAGACCCTGTTACAAGCGCACTATGTGAATACGGAAGAATCCACCCTTATGCAAATAGGTGCTTTGGGCGTTTCTTTGTTCATGGTCGTTCTGTATGGTTTGGTCATCCCCAGTCTTTGGAGTGTTGACGAATTTATGCGCTTTATTCAGCGTTGGTCCGGATTTTTGGTTTTGATTTCACTGGTTTTGTTCGTCGTGGCAAGTGGACAGGTTTTTAAGGGGGGGCGTTTTATTGGCGTCTTTAAACACATTCCCCACATGGTCACGTGTGCGACTGTTGCGTTCGTTTTCTCGCTGGGAACTCTTCTTCAAGGCACCAAAGCGAAACATAAAATTTTAGATGCAGTGATCTTAGGGGCCAGTTTTATTGCTATTATTCTGACGGGAACACGGTCATCTGCCGGTGCGGCAGTGTTGGCTTTTGTGGTGACAATGATTCTACATAAAACTGCAACCAATCAGGGGCGTATTTTTAAATTCGCCTTCACTTCCCTGGCGATTACTTTCTCTTTGTTCTTCGGTGCCAATGTCTATGACTTCGCTCGGGGTATTGCCACAGGGCAAGCGGCATTAGGGGGGCGCGAGGCGCAAGATGGTATAGCGTCGCGATGGGAAGAAGTCGAAAGGGGATTCCAAATTTTTCAGCAGGAACCCTTGTTGGGACATGGTTTGCTTTCCAAATTCGCGGCGGGAAACGATGTGGATGTTTCGAATTACAATGCCATGAAAGACCCTCACAATATCTTTGTTTCCGCGGGGGTTGTCGGTGGCTGGCCTTTGATTATTCTGAGCGTGGTGGCTCTGGTGTTTATGCTGCTGGGATCTTTTAAAGCCCTGACTTCCCATAGTGTCTCTAAAAGACAGGTCGCCATTTATCTGCTTTCACATATTCCTATTCTGGTGATTTACCACATTCACTTATCCATCGGCGGGATGGCAGATCGTCTTTATTGGATGGTATTTGGTTTTGTGGCGGCCTCGACCATTCGTTCGGAGTCATCCGCACAGTCTTCAGAATCGTTGTGATTCGTCAAAAAATGCAGTCGGGGCACCGTGAAAAAGCAACTTCAGAGTGCTCTGAAGAGTTCGACAAGCCTTTGTCCTTTAAAAATACTGGTTGGGAGCTAAAGTGATTTTGGCATCTTGATGTTGTCAATTGAACGTACACCCCTGAACAAATTTCAAAGTCTTAATCCTCATTGCACATTAAACACAGGCCAAGGCATTAAATCGGTGGCACAACCAATGCTTGCGGGGATATGTCACAGAAGGTGGGGATATATGAGTGATCAGCATATAGAACCTGAATTAACAGTGGGCGAAATTATTAAACTTTATTTGTCCCATTGGCGCATGTTTGCTTTGTTTACCGCAGGTCTATTTGCGGTCGCGGTTCTTGTTTACGTTGTTAAGATTCCTTTTGTCGCGTCTTCGACAATTGTTATTAACGATTCACAGAACTCTTCATTGCAGGCATTCTCAAACCAGTTTTTTGGTTTGTCGAAGTCGGTTCAGGAATCAAAAAAAGGCAGTAGTTTGCTTTCTAAGCATATCGAGTATCTTAAGACTCGTGAGTTCTACGAGACTCTGCTACAAAGAATTCAAGTCCGTGGCAACAGCCCTCTTATCACTATGGAAGAGCGCAACGGCTACGATATTTTGAAGACCAACTATTTGGGTGACATAGATAAACCCGAAAAGCGGGTTCAAATTCTGCAAAAGCTGGATGCTTGGACAAAAATCAATATCGATTCGGACTTTGAAATTCGCGTGTCCGCTGTGACGCCGATTAAAGCCATGTCATTGTTTCTATCTAATACGGCCTCAGAACTGGCCGCAGAAACTTTGAAGAAACGCGAGATGAATGAAATCGCGCGTGTCGAAGACTTTATGGCGAAGCAAAAAGTCGATGCCGATCAAAAGCTGGTTCAGCTTAGTAAACAACTGGCCGAGATGCAGAACAAAGAAGGTGCCCTTCTGCCGTTAGCTTCAAAAGATAAGATGGGGGACTACATCTCAGATCTTCTGGTGCGATCTAACGAAATCAAGCTGAAGATGGCCGAGAACAACAAGATGATCGAGTACCTGCAAAAAGGTCGCTCTAATCAGCGTGAGTCCGCGCTGTACGGTGTGGGTGGCAAGATCGAGGCGCTTCGTATTGAAAATAGCATCCTCAAAACCAAATTAGGTCAGGTGCAGTCTTCGATTGATCGCTTGAAGAAGGACGCGAAAGAGCTGCCGTTTGCGGCGCAAATGGTTGATGATTTGAAAAAGAAATCTGAGTTGGAATTCGCGCGCTATAAGGAATTGACGACCAATCTTGCGAAGCTGGAAGCACAAAAGCTTTCCATCGATACCCGTTTTGAAGTTTTAGAGCGGGCTCGTTGGGAAAACACTTTGCCACAGATCGGGTTGTTAAGCTTAGGGTTGTTGTCATTATTGCTAAGTCAGTTCGCCGGTTCTTTGGTTATTTATTTTAAATACCTTTGGAATCCGAATGTGGTTACGGCTCAGGCGTCGCGCAATTTGGTTATTTTTGATAACCACTCGGCCGATCCACGCGTGATCATTGAAAACTCAAAAATTAAATTCAGTCTGAAGAAACCTGAACCCAAAGTGGAGGAAGGTGAAAAGACTGAGGATCCACAAAATATATCTTGGAATGTTGTGAATGTG
This window encodes:
- a CDS encoding O-antigen ligase family protein; this translates as MIQARDGRILFLIKALAALIFISKISLGSLLPVPQRFSFLIFQQGLHPFVNVFLCFLFGLPLIFLWLRVRNRNHLSGFYKLFVYVLMLTLTVQTLLQAHYVNTEESTLMQIGALGVSLFMVVLYGLVIPSLWSVDEFMRFIQRWSGFLVLISLVLFVVASGQVFKGGRFIGVFKHIPHMVTCATVAFVFSLGTLLQGTKAKHKILDAVILGASFIAIILTGTRSSAGAAVLAFVVTMILHKTATNQGRIFKFAFTSLAITFSLFFGANVYDFARGIATGQAALGGREAQDGIASRWEEVERGFQIFQQEPLLGHGLLSKFAAGNDVDVSNYNAMKDPHNIFVSAGVVGGWPLIILSVVALVFMLLGSFKALTSHSVSKRQVAIYLLSHIPILVIYHIHLSIGGMADRLYWMVFGFVAASTIRSESSAQSSESL
- a CDS encoding SLBB domain-containing protein; protein product: MRLQRPLRFIMAIVLLITCSGAHADDMGLLSDIKPPQQTSEYIFRSSPKESLVTVQLLGAVNKPGIYYVPAGTDLLKLITLAGGTTNGGDLSEVIVRKMEPKTWAEIKSKAVNEYQGAFEVDAEKLIKYGGTRSLRLHQDDFVYVPPRTPWISNETARGITLVSVILGIALTAVLIDKNTGNN